Proteins found in one Leptospira neocaledonica genomic segment:
- a CDS encoding DUF1554 domain-containing protein — translation MNSNPKFFFRFISIVSLFSVFSFCNQANPINLDGSSSAAGVLLNVVLPNIIGAEVVPESLPQLSSNVMYDAGNTYIDLTFLEQNAVDENFTMQIESYTTASSPSFVGYNTFTLPANTGTQSIGFALNADDDNCLDRAGDKFSFRITKDSTGDTFVYDVNVKDGDYCIFESSAKTLAQLGGLGAMDNHCKNLASGKGLPRNSSHYKAMVGALSSTYGDRNPGETLSSTSFFRNNKRYVRKKGDGTWVKVFSITGIWPPSSDFDNPLIDSGQYWTGMHSGWGRMDSNTCLNGSESWTDASGSSSGNLGSSSITTGDAAYTTLSSCDSPMALPFICVYSPD, via the coding sequence ATGAATTCGAATCCAAAGTTTTTTTTCAGATTTATCTCGATCGTATCGTTATTCTCCGTATTCTCTTTTTGCAATCAAGCAAACCCGATCAATTTGGACGGCAGCAGCAGTGCTGCCGGCGTTCTTTTGAATGTTGTTTTACCAAATATTATTGGAGCAGAGGTAGTTCCGGAAAGCCTTCCGCAACTTTCTTCTAACGTTATGTATGATGCAGGTAATACCTATATAGACCTGACATTTTTGGAGCAAAACGCTGTAGACGAAAATTTTACGATGCAGATCGAAAGTTATACAACTGCGTCTTCGCCTAGCTTTGTAGGTTACAATACATTCACTCTTCCTGCGAATACAGGTACCCAGTCCATCGGTTTTGCATTAAACGCTGATGACGATAATTGTTTGGATCGTGCAGGTGATAAATTCAGTTTCAGAATTACGAAAGATTCCACGGGAGATACTTTCGTATATGATGTAAACGTAAAGGACGGAGATTATTGTATTTTTGAATCTTCTGCCAAAACTCTAGCTCAACTAGGCGGGCTCGGAGCAATGGACAATCATTGCAAAAATTTGGCTAGCGGAAAAGGTCTACCCAGAAACTCCTCTCATTATAAAGCGATGGTAGGTGCTCTTTCTAGTACCTACGGAGATAGAAATCCAGGAGAAACCTTATCTTCTACTTCCTTCTTCCGAAACAATAAAAGGTATGTTCGTAAAAAAGGGGATGGAACTTGGGTAAAAGTTTTTTCCATCACCGGAATTTGGCCCCCAAGTTCGGATTTTGATAATCCATTGATTGATTCTGGACAATATTGGACAGGAATGCATTCGGGCTGGGGAAGAATGGACAGTAATACCTGCCTAAATGGTTCGGAAAGCTGGACAGATGCTAGCGGTTCATCAAGTGGAAACTTAGGTAGTTCTAGTATAACTACCGGAGATGCGGCCTATACGACCCTATCTAGTTGCGATTCTCCAATGGCCCTGCCGTTTATTTGCGTTTATTCTCCTGACTAA
- a CDS encoding DUF1554 domain-containing protein, with protein MGYFPLRDRVGANMKGSKSLRTAFILLCLTLWFSKCNNAESTPLDGSKPSLAGAITIDPSIFWDIFTTLPPYPIDPLLNEGETTLSVDENDAADIMFAVQNPPSDGSTIQYRFYTNANITFVTDYNPDQGGYQDYLTLDFGPDPQNANFDYKNGFQINSQEDDNCINNYYDLVAVHVASGISQTFKVKVNDSDKCIFVATNNGAGYAGNFAKKAIDNAIFAGPLEVADDICNSNVPDGVNKDVAYRAMLAISYSPSGNYRDPSVNWVFSTFKRYFSQGGKKLAYSFTSGNTIGFANAAQWTNSLGTSGKIWTGFSSIDWTTDTPVLTQCASLQITGAPYSSWYSSTATGTQGVLTAVNGNSIAEMTNTDPAIVIQNLCSQKRNIVCVGQ; from the coding sequence ATGGGGTATTTTCCTCTAAGAGATCGGGTGGGTGCGAATATGAAAGGATCTAAATCATTAAGGACAGCTTTCATTCTATTATGTCTTACTTTATGGTTTTCCAAGTGTAATAACGCGGAATCCACCCCTCTGGATGGAAGTAAGCCCAGTTTAGCAGGTGCGATCACTATAGATCCTTCTATTTTCTGGGATATATTCACTACACTTCCTCCTTATCCAATTGACCCACTTTTAAATGAGGGGGAAACCACTCTCAGTGTAGATGAAAACGATGCTGCTGACATTATGTTCGCAGTGCAGAACCCTCCGTCCGACGGGAGCACCATCCAATATAGATTTTATACAAACGCAAATATCACCTTCGTCACAGATTATAATCCAGACCAAGGCGGTTATCAAGATTATCTTACCTTAGATTTTGGTCCGGATCCTCAAAATGCAAATTTTGATTACAAGAATGGATTTCAGATCAATTCCCAAGAGGATGATAACTGTATTAATAATTATTACGATCTGGTCGCAGTACACGTTGCCTCCGGAATTTCCCAAACCTTTAAAGTAAAAGTAAACGATTCTGATAAATGTATCTTCGTAGCTACGAATAACGGAGCCGGTTATGCAGGAAACTTTGCTAAAAAGGCAATTGATAATGCAATATTCGCAGGCCCACTCGAAGTTGCTGACGATATCTGTAATTCAAATGTTCCGGACGGTGTTAACAAAGATGTGGCTTATAGAGCAATGCTTGCGATAAGTTACAGTCCGAGCGGAAATTACAGAGACCCTTCCGTTAATTGGGTTTTCAGCACGTTCAAAAGATATTTTAGCCAGGGCGGTAAGAAGTTAGCATATAGTTTCACTTCCGGAAATACGATCGGATTTGCGAATGCAGCTCAGTGGACAAATTCTCTTGGAACTTCGGGTAAAATTTGGACAGGCTTCAGTTCGATAGATTGGACTACGGATACTCCTGTGCTTACCCAATGTGCATCGTTACAAATAACTGGAGCTCCTTATTCTTCTTGGTATTCTTCCACTGCTACAGGAACCCAAGGAGTTCTTACTGCAGTGAATGGAAACTCTATTGCAGAGATGACGAATACGGATCCCGCTATAGTAATTCAAAATTTATGTTCTCAAAAACGTAATATCGTTTGCGTAGGACAATAA
- a CDS encoding DUF1554 domain-containing protein: protein MYYAHSLPFLFLIVSFASIHCNKADSIDFDSSKSPVTGAIMIDPTLLIGIGTPAVPLQLVDFPGAAAPNTVPERSATSNTVTLELVTPLNPDAAETITFTFSTNHPGSIEIRSIAGSNDNTYTFDPSLQAYQATISLYLDDADCIEQKYSIIAIDSITNVPQLISFDTKDSDKCAFVATNDAKGWQGNFALDGKLNDDARGFADAACNSSSSKPGNFPSTMTYKALLSVTGPSNGAKTRGIQYNDWPFAASTNYYFGAQNKKLFTTDSGRTYNFNPELSQALGSSLIWTGLLSTWSDATSKILSECAGTNQAGGLVSWSTNSVSISGIVGNLASTDSNLISKQTTLGLPDYNLCNKFRYFLCIGQ from the coding sequence ATGTATTACGCTCATTCTCTACCTTTTCTTTTTCTGATCGTATCATTCGCTTCTATTCACTGTAACAAGGCGGATAGTATAGATTTTGATAGTAGTAAGAGCCCAGTCACAGGGGCAATCATGATCGATCCTACTCTACTTATCGGAATAGGAACTCCTGCTGTACCATTACAACTTGTGGATTTTCCTGGCGCTGCGGCTCCGAATACAGTGCCGGAACGTTCTGCGACTTCTAATACAGTGACATTGGAGTTGGTTACTCCATTAAATCCTGATGCAGCAGAAACAATCACATTCACATTTAGCACGAATCATCCTGGTTCTATCGAAATCAGAAGTATTGCAGGAAGTAACGATAATACTTATACTTTTGATCCTTCTCTCCAGGCGTACCAGGCAACAATCTCTCTCTATTTGGATGATGCAGATTGTATAGAACAGAAATATTCTATCATAGCAATCGATTCTATTACCAATGTTCCACAACTGATTTCATTTGATACAAAGGATTCGGATAAATGTGCGTTCGTGGCGACTAACGATGCAAAAGGTTGGCAGGGGAATTTTGCATTGGACGGTAAGCTAAACGATGATGCTAGAGGTTTTGCTGATGCTGCTTGTAATTCTTCTTCCAGTAAGCCCGGTAATTTTCCGAGCACTATGACTTATAAGGCTCTATTGAGTGTGACCGGTCCGAGTAACGGGGCCAAAACGAGAGGCATACAGTACAATGATTGGCCTTTTGCCGCAAGTACCAATTATTATTTCGGAGCTCAGAATAAGAAGCTATTCACTACCGATTCTGGCAGAACATACAACTTTAATCCTGAACTTTCTCAAGCACTCGGCAGCAGTCTGATTTGGACAGGTTTGTTGAGCACTTGGTCAGATGCGACTTCCAAAATACTAAGCGAATGTGCCGGGACCAACCAAGCAGGTGGCTTAGTTTCCTGGTCTACCAATTCGGTCTCGATTTCAGGGATCGTCGGAAATTTGGCATCTACAGATTCTAATCTAATCTCTAAACAGACAACACTCGGGCTACCTGATTACAATCTATGTAATAAGTTTAGATACTTCCTTTGTATAGGACAGTAG
- a CDS encoding LA_0442/LA_0875 N-terminal domain-containing protein: protein MPYRWLFAICLLTVTHSLFGSSLTLKNGKVLQGKVVNQTRTEVQIEVDGKVLTIPKTEIAELNLKDTPKPEVKKDPIVKPKEEPKKIEEEVVQRWYQKPRWDYSLRSAVVPGWGIWKADKKYRASATFVAVLGAAYLAVKAQNDFGSAKSAYEENARNYFIYALNDPVLSLPANTGQRLIGAFLVNKGAFNHYQGLAEESNNYQYLFGIAYGLQLFYSYYLGVKAEQGVAEGPSAGFKFSFAPSYQPMTVGGNGLGWNGELKYEIRY, encoded by the coding sequence ATGCCTTATCGTTGGCTTTTTGCAATTTGTTTACTAACTGTTACCCATTCCCTTTTTGGTTCTAGTCTAACCTTAAAAAACGGAAAGGTACTCCAGGGGAAGGTAGTAAACCAAACCCGAACGGAAGTCCAGATCGAAGTGGATGGAAAGGTTCTAACCATTCCAAAGACCGAGATTGCGGAATTGAACTTAAAAGATACGCCTAAGCCAGAAGTGAAAAAGGATCCTATTGTTAAACCTAAAGAGGAACCTAAAAAAATCGAGGAAGAAGTGGTCCAGAGATGGTATCAAAAGCCTCGCTGGGATTATTCACTTAGATCTGCAGTTGTTCCAGGTTGGGGGATTTGGAAGGCAGACAAAAAATACAGAGCTTCAGCGACCTTTGTAGCAGTTTTGGGGGCAGCTTATCTAGCAGTTAAGGCCCAGAACGATTTTGGATCTGCGAAAAGTGCTTATGAGGAGAATGCAAGAAATTATTTCATATACGCATTGAACGATCCTGTCCTCTCATTGCCTGCAAATACCGGCCAACGTTTGATCGGAGCCTTCTTGGTGAATAAGGGAGCATTCAACCATTACCAAGGCCTTGCAGAAGAATCCAATAATTACCAATATTTATTCGGGATTGCTTACGGATTACAGCTCTTCTACTCCTATTATTTAGGGGTAAAAGCGGAGCAAGGAGTTGCAGAAGGGCCCAGCGCCGGTTTTAAATTCAGCTTTGCTCCTTCTTACCAGCCTATGACAGTTGGTGGCAATGGTTTGGGTTGGAATGGAGAACTTAAATACGAGATCCGATATTAA
- a CDS encoding RNA polymerase sigma factor: MSETLFFEKLYNKNKDHLFSFIRRSVQDESTALDLLQDTFLNFFKHYSGKELPDEQVSRMILFRISRNLMINHGKSYYQKNVALVGEETSSLFSSKGQGPESQVLDEMEAQNLGKIVGELLNTLPEEQKTAIELRYSQGCKLEEIASVLDLSVSGVSRLLERAEKQLLQEGKKRGIQPSSFLKS, encoded by the coding sequence GTGTCTGAAACCTTGTTTTTCGAAAAACTATACAATAAAAATAAGGATCACTTGTTTTCATTTATTCGGCGCTCCGTCCAAGATGAATCCACAGCCTTGGACCTATTACAAGACACTTTTTTGAACTTCTTTAAACATTATTCCGGCAAGGAATTACCGGATGAGCAAGTCTCTAGGATGATCTTATTTAGGATCTCTAGAAACCTAATGATCAATCATGGAAAGTCCTATTATCAAAAGAACGTTGCTCTCGTTGGAGAGGAAACTTCTTCTTTATTCAGCTCCAAAGGACAAGGTCCTGAAAGTCAGGTCCTGGACGAAATGGAAGCCCAAAACCTTGGAAAGATTGTAGGCGAATTATTAAACACCCTACCGGAAGAACAAAAGACTGCTATAGAGCTACGTTATTCCCAAGGTTGCAAATTGGAAGAGATAGCCTCCGTATTGGACTTATCCGTATCCGGGGTTTCCAGACTGCTGGAAAGAGCTGAAAAGCAGCTTTTACAAGAAGGAAAGAAGAGAGGCATTCAACCTTCTTCTTTCTTAAAATCCTAG
- a CDS encoding FecR family protein, with protein MERMNPEFQTFAELLKKSLPNSKAPDFDPNWIGMSPRFSVEANIMQSPTKDNVVQLGSKNKVWFLAAAAILFVGIGAGTYFTIFKKEAAPVVEGTLLKAAVVFVKGDAKNIKEAPVALHLGDILSEGDKIVTGKGGSIDIGLTDSSVIRLKENSELVLKSLRQTDASQIRISLMSGKILNLVEKEKKNANYFVDTPTVVAAVRGTSFEVNASDKESSVFVVEGAVEVTPLIHDKTERALITGGLIIVTDEKVLVIEDQKRAKEEGPEYGDMRKNLSGLDKEVLATTQNLKTAKTEQELEELYDKSIEHIIMKDGREIRGVVVSQKKGKLIVQTLKGSYILDENSVEKIIY; from the coding sequence ATGGAAAGAATGAACCCTGAATTCCAAACATTCGCAGAGCTCCTCAAAAAGTCTCTACCGAATTCTAAGGCACCGGACTTTGATCCAAACTGGATCGGCATGTCCCCTCGCTTCTCTGTGGAGGCAAATATCATGCAATCTCCTACTAAGGACAATGTAGTTCAACTCGGCTCCAAAAATAAAGTATGGTTCTTAGCTGCGGCAGCAATCTTATTCGTAGGAATTGGAGCCGGAACTTATTTCACTATTTTCAAGAAAGAAGCCGCACCTGTAGTCGAAGGCACCCTGCTTAAAGCAGCAGTCGTATTCGTTAAAGGCGACGCGAAGAATATAAAAGAAGCTCCTGTCGCATTACATTTAGGTGATATACTTAGCGAAGGCGACAAGATCGTAACAGGCAAGGGTGGGTCTATCGATATCGGTCTGACCGATTCCAGTGTGATCCGTTTGAAAGAAAATTCTGAGCTAGTTCTCAAAAGTTTAAGACAAACAGATGCTTCTCAAATCAGAATTTCCTTAATGTCAGGTAAAATTCTGAATTTAGTCGAGAAGGAAAAGAAAAACGCAAACTATTTCGTAGATACTCCTACTGTGGTGGCTGCGGTTCGAGGAACTTCTTTTGAGGTGAACGCTTCCGATAAAGAATCTTCGGTCTTCGTTGTCGAAGGTGCGGTCGAAGTAACACCTTTGATCCATGATAAGACAGAAAGAGCTTTGATCACTGGCGGATTGATCATAGTCACGGATGAAAAAGTTCTCGTGATTGAAGATCAAAAACGTGCTAAAGAAGAAGGCCCTGAATACGGCGACATGCGCAAGAACTTGAGCGGCCTGGACAAAGAAGTTTTAGCAACTACTCAAAACTTAAAGACTGCTAAAACCGAGCAAGAGCTGGAAGAACTTTATGATAAGAGTATCGAACATATCATAATGAAAGATGGCCGCGAGATAAGAGGTGTTGTGGTTTCTCAAAAGAAAGGCAAACTGATCGTTCAAACTCTGAAAGGATCTTATATCCTGGACGAGAACTCGGTTGAGAAGATTATCTATTAA
- a CDS encoding DoxX family protein, translated as MLYNLFQTKEGLGPLFLRLGLAICIFPHGAQKALGWFEGSGFYAAMDYFTETLGAPYVLGVLVISFEFIGTICFVFGFLTRFWALGLAIILTVAGFTHRDYGFFMNWFGDKGGEGFEYHILAVSAALSLLFRGAGSFSFDKKLGEWSV; from the coding sequence ATGTTATATAATTTATTTCAAACGAAAGAAGGTTTAGGGCCTCTATTCCTAAGATTAGGCCTTGCTATCTGTATCTTTCCTCATGGAGCCCAAAAGGCATTGGGCTGGTTCGAAGGCTCGGGATTTTATGCTGCAATGGATTATTTTACAGAGACACTGGGCGCTCCTTATGTTTTGGGAGTTCTGGTGATTAGTTTTGAATTCATTGGGACGATCTGCTTTGTATTCGGATTTTTGACCAGATTCTGGGCCTTGGGACTTGCAATCATATTGACCGTCGCAGGTTTTACTCATAGAGATTACGGCTTTTTTATGAATTGGTTTGGGGACAAAGGCGGAGAAGGTTTCGAGTACCATATTTTGGCAGTGTCCGCAGCACTTTCTCTTTTGTTCAGAGGAGCAGGCTCTTTTTCTTTTGATAAAAAATTAGGAGAATGGTCCGTATAA
- the abc-f gene encoding ribosomal protection-like ABC-F family protein, which produces MLQFIDIKHRFGSSTLFENFSWHIKPGSKIALVGPNGSGKSTLFKMATGELNPEEGIVSRSKHTEISLFQQIPDFNFEARVIDTALSKHKHYNEYIKRSEDIHARMDRTDHDSPEFEALLEEQSQLEEYAFTYGVHELEAQAKKIIGGLGFSNDQMEKKVKEFSPGYQHRLGLAIAILNPGNLLLLDEPTNHLDHASKAWLAEYLVDTNRSFVLVTHDPEFLNATTDTIAELNPSGVLEFKGTLEDYFEHKNELLDKLRLQFKKEEAYLKKRTEWIERFRSKATKAKAVQSVIKKLEKREKVDEPEDSFWNSKTEYRFNYTPCGNLSFRIENASFAYEKTGKNIFSNAELHVSNGDKIAIIGPNGAGKSTFLRNILGIHKLTEGSVTFGPKTKIGYFSQNHHEHLDPEKNLLETVLSVYPDLPDVEARKLLGYFSFSDDRVFKKVGLLSGGEQSRLRLALLVRFSSNTLFLDEPTNHLDLVVRDNLKRALQEYPGAVLVISHDPDFLKDLCTRTVSVSNGKVKDLNTSFSDYLKFPPEELEAEGGFTVKTPTENAGIENKTRSQKNADKNRVKKIQKEIEQIEAKIALLEKNKSNSEELLADPEFYKKRSYQMELDNYNETKKEISRLTETWEKLQIEMEELSSVV; this is translated from the coding sequence ATGCTACAATTCATCGATATCAAGCACCGGTTCGGTAGCTCCACACTTTTCGAAAACTTCTCCTGGCATATCAAGCCAGGCTCTAAGATTGCTTTGGTAGGACCTAACGGTTCCGGCAAATCCACTCTATTCAAAATGGCCACTGGAGAACTGAATCCCGAAGAAGGGATAGTTAGCCGCTCCAAACATACCGAGATCTCTTTATTCCAACAGATCCCTGATTTCAATTTCGAAGCAAGGGTGATCGATACTGCACTTTCTAAACATAAACATTATAACGAATATATAAAACGTTCCGAGGACATTCATGCAAGAATGGATCGCACGGATCATGATTCTCCTGAGTTTGAGGCTTTATTAGAAGAACAAAGCCAATTGGAAGAATACGCATTTACCTATGGCGTTCATGAATTAGAAGCCCAGGCAAAAAAAATCATTGGTGGTTTAGGGTTTTCTAATGATCAAATGGAGAAGAAGGTAAAAGAATTTTCTCCCGGTTACCAACATAGATTGGGGCTTGCGATTGCAATTTTGAATCCGGGAAACCTTCTTCTTTTGGATGAACCTACCAACCATTTGGATCACGCCTCTAAGGCATGGCTCGCGGAATATTTAGTGGATACGAATCGTTCTTTTGTTCTGGTTACTCATGATCCAGAATTCCTGAACGCAACTACCGATACGATCGCAGAATTAAATCCTTCCGGTGTTCTGGAATTTAAAGGAACTTTGGAAGATTACTTCGAACATAAAAACGAACTTTTAGATAAGTTAAGGCTTCAATTCAAAAAAGAAGAAGCTTATTTAAAGAAAAGGACCGAGTGGATAGAACGTTTCCGTTCTAAGGCCACAAAGGCAAAAGCAGTCCAAAGTGTTATTAAAAAATTGGAAAAAAGGGAGAAGGTAGACGAACCCGAAGATTCTTTCTGGAATTCCAAAACTGAATACAGATTCAATTACACTCCTTGCGGAAATCTTTCCTTCCGGATCGAAAACGCATCCTTTGCTTACGAAAAAACGGGGAAGAATATTTTTTCCAATGCTGAACTCCATGTTTCTAATGGAGACAAGATCGCGATCATAGGGCCGAATGGCGCGGGTAAATCCACATTCTTAAGAAATATATTAGGAATTCATAAATTAACCGAGGGCTCGGTCACTTTCGGACCCAAGACAAAAATAGGCTACTTCTCCCAGAACCATCATGAGCACCTGGACCCGGAAAAAAATCTTTTAGAAACAGTCCTTTCCGTTTATCCAGACCTTCCGGATGTGGAAGCAAGAAAACTATTAGGCTATTTTTCTTTCAGCGACGACAGAGTTTTCAAAAAAGTGGGACTTCTTTCCGGAGGAGAACAGAGCAGACTGAGATTGGCTCTTTTGGTAAGATTCTCCTCTAATACTTTATTTTTGGACGAGCCCACCAACCACTTAGACTTAGTGGTAAGAGATAATTTGAAACGGGCACTCCAAGAATATCCCGGAGCGGTTTTAGTTATCTCTCACGATCCTGATTTTTTAAAGGATCTATGCACCAGGACTGTTTCCGTTTCGAACGGAAAAGTAAAAGATCTGAATACCAGCTTTTCCGATTATTTAAAATTCCCTCCGGAAGAATTAGAAGCCGAAGGCGGCTTTACGGTCAAGACCCCGACTGAAAATGCAGGGATCGAAAACAAGACCAGATCCCAAAAGAATGCAGATAAAAATCGGGTGAAAAAAATCCAAAAAGAAATAGAACAAATCGAAGCTAAGATCGCTCTATTAGAAAAGAATAAATCGAACTCCGAGGAACTTCTCGCAGATCCTGAGTTTTATAAAAAGCGCAGTTATCAAATGGAATTAGACAATTATAACGAGACCAAAAAAGAAATCTCTCGCTTAACCGAAACCTGGGAAAAACTGCAAATCGAAATGGAAGAACTTTCCTCCGTAGTATAA
- a CDS encoding rhodanese-like domain-containing protein: protein MNPKELKNRLDARKSGSDDFYLLDVRNPNEQEISTIEGTDLLIPVAELPTRIGELDSWKSSGKEIIVYCRSGARSANACGVLKSTGFSKVFNLEGGILLYSDEVDPSLAKY from the coding sequence ATGAATCCGAAAGAATTAAAAAACAGATTAGATGCCAGAAAATCAGGAAGTGATGATTTTTACCTTCTGGATGTACGTAACCCGAACGAACAAGAGATCTCCACAATCGAAGGAACAGATCTTTTGATACCGGTTGCAGAACTACCTACAAGGATCGGAGAATTGGATTCTTGGAAATCTTCCGGAAAAGAAATTATAGTATATTGCCGTTCCGGAGCAAGATCCGCGAATGCCTGCGGAGTTTTAAAATCCACAGGTTTTTCCAAAGTATTTAACTTAGAAGGCGGTATCCTATTGTATTCGGACGAAGTAGACCCTTCTCTAGCTAAATATTAA
- a CDS encoding alpha/beta fold hydrolase gives MRKKLLLALAVLVLIALTALPFVRSRETIELNESIRSKASGQFAELPLGWTHYELSGPEKGNLVVLVHGFSTPYFIWDPVQKSLTDAGFRVLRFDLYGRGYSDRPDTVYNLDLFTTQIDDLLNFLHISGSFDIMGLSMGGPIVAHYVSKHPDRTKKVVLVDPFTSKTNTFPLTIPLIGEYLNSVVYIPSLPKGISTDFVDPSKVPSGWVEKYETQLSFKGFGRAILSTIRNIISFEPKPEFENLALTQKPVLVFWGDQDRTTPLEKGVYVKELLKAEFVLVKDAGHLPHIEKPEIVLPAISKFLSK, from the coding sequence ATGAGAAAGAAACTTCTCCTCGCTTTAGCGGTACTTGTACTGATCGCACTTACCGCTTTGCCGTTTGTTCGCTCGAGAGAAACAATCGAATTAAACGAGTCGATTCGCTCCAAAGCCTCCGGGCAATTTGCGGAACTTCCCTTAGGTTGGACTCATTATGAATTGTCTGGACCTGAAAAAGGAAATCTTGTAGTTTTAGTTCACGGTTTTTCCACTCCCTATTTTATCTGGGACCCTGTTCAAAAATCACTTACGGATGCGGGTTTCCGAGTTTTGCGATTTGATCTTTATGGAAGAGGATATTCTGACAGACCGGATACAGTTTATAATCTGGACTTGTTTACTACTCAGATTGATGATTTATTAAATTTTTTGCATATAAGCGGATCTTTTGATATAATGGGACTTTCTATGGGGGGGCCTATAGTCGCTCATTATGTTTCCAAACATCCGGATAGAACGAAAAAAGTAGTCTTAGTAGATCCATTTACTTCAAAAACGAATACATTTCCTCTGACTATTCCTTTGATCGGGGAATATTTAAATTCTGTTGTTTATATTCCTTCTTTACCCAAAGGTATCTCTACAGATTTTGTGGATCCTTCCAAGGTTCCGAGCGGTTGGGTGGAAAAATACGAAACCCAACTGAGTTTTAAAGGTTTCGGAAGAGCTATCCTTTCTACTATCCGAAATATTATTTCTTTCGAGCCAAAGCCTGAATTCGAAAATTTGGCCTTAACTCAAAAACCTGTTTTGGTTTTTTGGGGAGATCAGGATCGTACTACTCCTTTGGAAAAAGGAGTATATGTGAAAGAACTATTGAAAGCCGAATTCGTTTTGGTAAAGGATGCAGGACATCTGCCTCATATAGAAAAGCCGGAAATAGTTCTTCCGGCTATCTCTAAATTTTTATCAAAGTAG
- a CDS encoding TetR/AcrR family transcriptional regulator has product MTAVAAPRPRRRTRNSLNKESIVQAALDILNEEGIDGLSMRRIAEKLDCSVASPYSHFKSQQDIIKIIISQGEAQLTETLRASRLNGKNSYEKLTLIARAYYDFSGNNQELHKVMFNTVHGHMHRKAFPKLPTSYRVFLETIRAGVRSGEFKIKEEDYPSLARTMYSWMYGIIVLDMTGMLKKRGIGDPLDEGFLFFRKILLDKE; this is encoded by the coding sequence ATGACTGCAGTAGCTGCTCCGCGTCCAAGAAGGCGCACTAGAAATAGTTTAAATAAAGAATCCATCGTCCAGGCGGCTTTGGATATACTGAACGAAGAGGGAATTGACGGGCTTTCCATGAGAAGGATCGCCGAAAAGTTGGATTGTAGTGTCGCGAGCCCTTATTCTCACTTCAAGAGCCAACAGGATATCATCAAAATTATCATTTCCCAGGGAGAAGCTCAGTTAACCGAAACTCTGAGAGCTTCCAGACTGAACGGAAAAAATTCTTATGAAAAATTAACCCTGATCGCAAGGGCTTATTATGATTTTTCTGGGAATAACCAAGAGCTGCATAAGGTAATGTTCAATACTGTTCATGGCCATATGCATAGAAAAGCATTCCCGAAACTTCCGACCAGTTACCGCGTATTTTTGGAAACCATCCGAGCGGGCGTTAGATCGGGAGAGTTCAAGATCAAAGAAGAAGATTATCCTTCTCTCGCGAGAACAATGTATTCTTGGATGTACGGGATCATAGTTTTGGACATGACTGGAATGTTGAAAAAAAGAGGAATCGGCGATCCTCTGGACGAAGGCTTTTTATTTTTCCGTAAAATACTTTTAGACAAAGAATGA